Proteins co-encoded in one Gracilimonas sp. genomic window:
- a CDS encoding ATP-binding cassette domain-containing protein, translating to MSEPTIQTENLTRKFGDFTAVDKITFEVEQGEIFGFLGANGAGKTTAMRMLTGLLTPTSGKALVSGKDVYRQAEAIKKNIGYMSQKFSLYDDLTSEENIRFYGGIYGIPDKELNSKIDEVINSLGLKDVRKKLVRSLPLGWKQKLAFSIAILHNPNIVFLDEPTGGVDPVTRRQFWEKIYEVSDRGITVFVTTHYMDEAEYCDRISIMVDGRMDAIGSPRELKENLESDSIEDVFIKLARGAERREG from the coding sequence ATGTCTGAGCCGACCATTCAAACCGAAAACCTGACCCGGAAGTTTGGTGATTTCACTGCGGTGGATAAAATCACCTTTGAAGTGGAACAGGGAGAGATCTTCGGATTTTTGGGAGCCAACGGAGCAGGAAAGACGACAGCCATGCGTATGCTTACCGGACTGCTTACTCCAACTTCGGGCAAAGCATTGGTATCGGGCAAGGATGTTTATCGGCAGGCGGAGGCCATCAAGAAAAACATAGGGTATATGAGTCAGAAGTTCTCGCTGTATGATGATCTAACCTCCGAAGAGAATATCCGGTTTTACGGGGGCATTTATGGGATTCCCGATAAAGAACTAAACAGCAAAATTGACGAGGTAATCAACTCACTTGGACTAAAAGATGTACGAAAAAAGCTGGTCCGCTCTTTGCCCTTAGGCTGGAAGCAGAAACTAGCCTTTTCTATAGCCATACTCCACAATCCCAACATTGTGTTTCTTGACGAGCCCACCGGCGGAGTTGATCCGGTAACGAGGCGACAGTTCTGGGAAAAGATATACGAGGTGTCAGACCGGGGAATTACGGTTTTTGTGACTACGCATTACATGGATGAGGCAGAATACTGCGACCGGATTTCCATTATGGTGGACGGGCGGATGGATGCCATCGGTTCACCCCGCGAACTAAAAGAGAATTTAGAATCAGATTCTATTGAGGACGTATTTATAAAGCTGGCTCGCGGAGCCGAGAGGAGGGAAGGATGA
- a CDS encoding ABC transporter permease gives MNAFSGFVTKEFKQIYRDKRTLTVLFGMPIIMLILFGFAIRNEVTNAQIGILDLSKDEVTRTLIQKLEASASFEVRAYLQSYEEVEGLFREGNIKEVVVFEPNFKEKLVREHTAQVQVITDATDPNLANLVQSYTANIIRDYVGELNDNGDIRKAGLNPQVRMMYNPELRSVNLFVPGLIAVILMLISALMTSISITREKEMGNMEILLVSPLKPRHIIIGKVLPYLVLSVVNVVTILVLARFVFQVPFQGSYFLFFMEATLFILTALALGVFISSAANNQQTAMMVSLAGLLLPTVLLSGFIFPVSSMPLPLQWISHIIPAKWFLIIVRDIMLKGSEFLFIWKETLILAGITVFFMALSMKKFKVRLQ, from the coding sequence ATGAATGCTTTTTCCGGCTTTGTGACTAAGGAGTTTAAGCAGATCTATCGTGATAAGCGGACACTAACGGTGCTTTTTGGAATGCCCATCATCATGCTGATCCTGTTTGGTTTTGCAATTAGAAATGAAGTGACCAACGCTCAGATCGGGATTTTGGATTTATCGAAGGATGAAGTAACCCGAACCCTCATCCAAAAGCTGGAAGCTTCGGCATCGTTTGAAGTCCGTGCGTACCTGCAAAGCTATGAGGAAGTGGAAGGGCTGTTCAGGGAGGGTAATATCAAAGAAGTAGTGGTTTTTGAACCGAACTTCAAAGAGAAGTTAGTCAGGGAACATACAGCTCAGGTGCAGGTGATTACCGATGCCACCGACCCAAACCTTGCGAACTTGGTTCAGTCTTATACAGCCAATATCATTCGGGATTACGTGGGGGAGTTAAATGATAACGGAGATATACGAAAGGCAGGACTAAACCCCCAAGTCCGGATGATGTACAATCCCGAACTGAGAAGCGTGAACTTGTTCGTCCCCGGATTGATTGCCGTAATACTTATGCTTATTTCCGCCCTCATGACTTCCATCTCCATCACCCGCGAAAAGGAGATGGGGAATATGGAAATCTTGCTGGTATCACCGCTCAAGCCACGGCATATAATTATTGGAAAAGTATTGCCGTACCTGGTGCTTTCGGTGGTGAATGTAGTCACCATTTTGGTGCTGGCCCGGTTTGTGTTTCAAGTTCCCTTTCAGGGTTCCTATTTCCTGTTTTTCATGGAAGCAACCTTATTCATTTTAACAGCCCTGGCACTGGGGGTATTCATTTCATCAGCGGCTAATAATCAGCAAACGGCGATGATGGTTTCTCTGGCAGGTTTGCTGCTTCCAACGGTGTTGTTGTCGGGCTTCATTTTTCCCGTTTCAAGTATGCCGCTTCCGCTTCAATGGATTTCTCATATCATCCCCGCCAAGTGGTTTCTGATTATCGTAAGAGACATCATGCTGAAAGGATCAGAGTTCTTATTTATCTGGAAAGAGACGCTTATCCTTGCCGGAATCACCGTGTTCTTTATGGCTCTGAGTATGAAAAAATTCAAGGTGAGGCTGCAATGA
- a CDS encoding ABC transporter permease → MNIIRVLLRKEFLQIFRNKAMLPILFVMPVVQLLVLSFAATYELKEVDFALIDRDQSELSRELTAKLQATGYFTLKLETFDREEALDAMNAGLVKMIIHIPSEFGKDASTGKQADLQLIIDAVDGSTAGLIQSYSASILNDLNTEVLTKLNIEEAGQQIKQAKSINIIPQNWYNPNLDYITYMVPGILVVLVSMIGVFLSGMNIVREQEIGTIEQLNVTPIRKYQFMIGKLLPFWVIGMVDLLIGLALARYGFQIPFLGSLATVLVVAGIFLIVIQSLGLLISTLTHTQQQAMFIAWFIMVIFILMGGLFTPIESMPEWAQQLTLANPVAYFIKIMRMVLLKGAGWKEIQFMVYTLIGMGSVLLLISINRYKKTTG, encoded by the coding sequence ATGAATATCATCCGGGTTTTACTTCGTAAAGAGTTTCTGCAGATTTTCCGTAACAAAGCGATGTTGCCTATCCTGTTTGTGATGCCGGTGGTTCAGTTGCTGGTTCTTTCCTTTGCTGCCACTTATGAACTGAAAGAGGTTGACTTTGCCCTGATTGACAGGGATCAATCCGAACTTTCCAGAGAGCTGACGGCAAAACTTCAGGCTACCGGCTACTTCACCCTGAAGCTGGAAACCTTTGACCGGGAAGAAGCACTTGATGCTATGAATGCCGGCCTGGTTAAAATGATCATTCACATTCCTTCTGAATTTGGAAAGGATGCCTCAACCGGAAAGCAGGCAGATCTGCAGCTGATTATTGATGCCGTGGACGGCAGCACGGCCGGACTCATTCAATCATACAGTGCATCTATCCTGAATGATCTGAACACCGAAGTTTTGACTAAGCTAAATATTGAAGAGGCGGGGCAGCAGATTAAACAAGCCAAATCAATTAATATCATTCCTCAAAACTGGTACAACCCGAACCTGGATTACATCACCTATATGGTGCCGGGCATTTTGGTGGTGCTTGTTTCCATGATCGGCGTGTTTTTATCGGGGATGAATATTGTCCGGGAGCAGGAGATCGGAACCATTGAACAGCTGAATGTAACACCCATACGAAAGTACCAGTTTATGATAGGGAAGCTGCTTCCATTCTGGGTGATTGGAATGGTGGATTTACTCATTGGCCTGGCCCTGGCCCGCTATGGTTTTCAGATTCCTTTTTTGGGTAGTCTTGCAACGGTGCTGGTGGTTGCGGGGATCTTTTTGATTGTTATACAATCGCTGGGTCTTCTTATTTCTACCTTAACCCACACCCAGCAGCAGGCTATGTTTATTGCCTGGTTCATTATGGTCATTTTTATACTGATGGGCGGATTGTTCACTCCTATTGAAAGCATGCCCGAGTGGGCACAACAGCTGACTTTGGCTAACCCGGTAGCTTATTTCATTAAGATTATGCGGATGGTGTTACTGAAAGGAGCCGGCTGGAAAGAAATTCAGTTTATGGTTTATACGCTTATTGGGATGGGAAGTGTGTTGCTGCTGATCTCCATCAATCGCTATAAGAAAACGACGGGCTAA
- a CDS encoding ABC transporter ATP-binding protein — protein MKQVSFDVNKGELFGVIGPDGAGKTTLFRIINTLLVPDEGSAMVLGKDVVKDYKQIRPLLGYMPGRFSLYQDLTVEENLKFFASVFGTTIEENYELVKPIYSQLEKFKTRLAGDLSGGMKQKLALSCALIHKPKLLLLDEPTTGVDAVSRKEFWEMLQMLKKEGITIIVSTPYMDEADLCERVALIQEGEILQIDTPTAIVNSFERTLLGIKAANTYALLNALKSYPQAHSVQPFGEYVHYTEKTGSPNLVALKTYLFDRGLEQVEIKPIKPNIEDSFMELMQAKGEGTYV, from the coding sequence TTGAAGCAGGTATCTTTTGATGTGAACAAAGGTGAGCTCTTTGGAGTGATCGGGCCGGATGGTGCCGGTAAAACCACGCTGTTCCGGATTATCAACACCTTGCTTGTTCCCGATGAAGGTTCTGCCATGGTATTGGGTAAAGATGTGGTGAAAGACTACAAGCAAATAAGGCCACTTCTGGGGTATATGCCCGGCCGGTTTTCCCTGTACCAGGATTTAACGGTGGAGGAGAACCTGAAGTTTTTCGCATCTGTTTTTGGAACTACTATAGAGGAGAATTATGAACTGGTGAAGCCTATTTACAGTCAGCTCGAAAAATTTAAAACCCGTTTGGCGGGAGATTTATCCGGTGGGATGAAGCAAAAGCTGGCACTGAGTTGTGCCCTCATTCATAAGCCAAAGTTATTGTTACTGGATGAACCAACCACCGGAGTGGATGCCGTTTCCCGAAAGGAATTCTGGGAAATGCTGCAGATGCTGAAAAAAGAAGGGATCACCATCATCGTATCCACGCCATACATGGACGAGGCAGACTTGTGCGAAAGAGTGGCACTGATTCAGGAAGGGGAGATTCTGCAAATTGATACCCCGACAGCCATCGTAAATTCCTTTGAACGTACGTTGCTGGGCATCAAAGCAGCTAACACCTATGCGTTACTCAATGCTCTTAAATCGTATCCTCAGGCGCATTCGGTTCAACCCTTTGGCGAGTATGTTCATTATACCGAAAAGACCGGTTCTCCCAATTTAGTGGCGTTAAAAACCTACTTGTTTGACCGGGGATTAGAACAAGTTGAGATCAAGCCCATCAAACCAAATATCGAGGACAGTTTTATGGAGCTGATGCAGGCCAAGGGTGAGGGAACCTATGTCTGA
- a CDS encoding efflux RND transporter periplasmic adaptor subunit, giving the protein MKQKKIYTPLIPMAALLFLTVGCSQDQTSDAYGQFEAKEVTVSAETSGILKSFTVQEGMKLEEGEKAGQVDSTQLALRKDELLASVASIRTNIAKLDAQADVYREQLNTAQKDLQRFTNLKQNNAATQQQIDQAQGQVNVLKKQINSVEVQKQSVYAELQTMKARIAQVEDQIKKTRIINPVSGTVLSSFAEQGELVTTGKPLYEIANLDEMILRVYVSGAQLPMVILGEQAEVLIDKNSEENESLTGVVRWIASEAEFTPRMIQTKEERVTQVYAVEITVPNPDGKLKIGMPGEVNFR; this is encoded by the coding sequence ATGAAACAGAAGAAAATATACACACCCCTTATTCCAATGGCGGCCTTGCTTTTTTTAACGGTAGGATGCAGTCAGGATCAAACATCGGATGCCTATGGGCAGTTTGAAGCGAAAGAAGTTACCGTGTCGGCTGAAACCTCAGGAATACTTAAGAGTTTTACGGTTCAGGAGGGTATGAAACTCGAAGAAGGCGAAAAAGCAGGACAGGTAGATTCAACTCAGCTGGCTCTTCGAAAAGATGAGCTGTTAGCTTCGGTAGCTTCTATCCGGACAAATATTGCAAAACTGGATGCACAGGCCGATGTGTATCGCGAGCAGTTGAATACAGCTCAGAAAGATCTGCAGCGCTTCACCAACCTGAAACAAAATAATGCCGCCACCCAGCAGCAGATCGACCAGGCACAAGGACAGGTAAATGTGCTGAAAAAACAGATTAATTCGGTGGAAGTACAAAAGCAATCGGTTTACGCAGAGCTGCAAACAATGAAAGCCCGAATAGCTCAGGTGGAAGATCAGATAAAAAAGACGCGGATTATAAACCCGGTTTCAGGGACGGTACTTTCAAGCTTTGCGGAGCAGGGGGAATTAGTCACAACCGGAAAGCCTCTGTACGAAATCGCCAATTTGGATGAAATGATCTTAAGGGTGTATGTGTCGGGTGCGCAGTTACCGATGGTTATTCTGGGTGAACAGGCAGAGGTTTTAATTGACAAAAATTCGGAGGAGAATGAATCACTTACCGGTGTGGTAAGGTGGATTGCATCCGAAGCGGAGTTCACGCCAAGAATGATTCAAACCAAAGAAGAACGCGTGACGCAGGTGTACGCGGTAGAGATTACCGTTCCAAACCCGGATGGCAAGTTAAAAATTGGCATGCCGGGAGAGGTAAACTTTAGGTAA